In Nocardioides marinus, one DNA window encodes the following:
- a CDS encoding sensor histidine kinase, whose product MRFGPRALRHLVGLFDLVDDPDPRLLQTAFAALVLLDTVLRASVGTPLGRTVGPVVGLSLLALVTAAVWLAPRARPSAERAALVVGVLDLAVIGMVRLAPEGSAAGILVVLPALWLARIRGARGAALAGVGSALLVSVPGLAYHGVEGPALTRAALLPLVGWLAGLGVASAVARAEAERQVSATILDTVDVGLVLLDAQGRYLRANRRHQDFIDLAFPGGHAGRAGQLGAVHHPDGRVVGREEMPSLRASRGEEFDDLRIWCGDDPVTRRALSVSSRTLRDDQGRVAGAALAYKDVTDLVRAIEVKDEFVSTVSHELRTPLASIAGYLEVVLDGDDLPAPAAEHLRVVERNTVRLDRLVGDLLATAQAGHGPMSLERATCDLAVLVRESVETAIPAAAAAGIALSRSGPESVPVTVDSRRLGQVVDNLLSNALKHTARGGCVRVDLTIETDRVEVAVSDTGTGIPAADRDRLFDRFHRSSTSRELAIPGVGLGLSIARDIVAAHGGRIELESEVGRGTTVRVRLPLDRQGAAAAPTGP is encoded by the coding sequence ATGCGGTTCGGCCCACGCGCTCTGCGCCACCTTGTCGGTCTGTTCGACCTGGTCGACGACCCGGACCCGCGGCTGCTCCAGACCGCCTTCGCCGCACTCGTCCTGCTGGACACGGTGCTGCGTGCCTCCGTCGGTACCCCCCTGGGCCGGACCGTCGGTCCGGTGGTCGGCCTCTCCCTCCTGGCGCTGGTCACCGCCGCCGTGTGGCTCGCGCCCCGTGCCCGCCCCTCCGCGGAGCGGGCCGCCCTCGTGGTCGGCGTGCTCGACCTCGCCGTGATCGGGATGGTCCGGCTCGCTCCGGAGGGCTCGGCCGCCGGGATCCTCGTGGTGCTGCCGGCCTTGTGGCTCGCGCGGATCCGGGGTGCGCGCGGCGCGGCGCTCGCCGGAGTGGGCTCCGCGCTCCTCGTGTCGGTCCCCGGGCTGGCCTACCACGGGGTCGAGGGGCCGGCGCTGACGCGCGCGGCGCTCCTGCCGCTGGTCGGGTGGCTGGCCGGACTGGGCGTCGCCTCCGCCGTCGCCCGCGCCGAGGCCGAGCGGCAGGTGTCCGCCACGATCCTCGACACCGTCGACGTCGGTCTGGTGCTGCTCGACGCCCAGGGTCGGTACCTGCGGGCCAACAGGCGGCACCAGGACTTCATCGACCTGGCCTTCCCCGGCGGTCACGCCGGCCGGGCCGGACAGCTCGGTGCGGTCCATCACCCCGACGGCCGGGTCGTGGGCCGCGAGGAGATGCCCAGCCTGCGGGCCAGCCGCGGCGAGGAGTTCGACGACCTGCGCATCTGGTGCGGCGACGACCCGGTGACCCGGCGCGCGCTCTCGGTCTCCTCGCGCACCCTGCGCGACGACCAGGGTCGGGTGGCAGGGGCGGCCCTGGCCTACAAGGACGTCACCGACCTGGTGCGTGCCATCGAGGTCAAGGACGAGTTCGTCTCGACCGTCTCCCACGAGCTGCGCACCCCGCTGGCCTCGATCGCCGGCTACCTCGAGGTGGTGCTGGACGGCGACGACCTGCCCGCACCTGCCGCCGAACACCTGCGGGTGGTCGAGCGCAACACCGTGCGGCTGGACAGGCTGGTCGGCGACCTCCTCGCGACCGCCCAGGCCGGCCACGGCCCGATGTCGCTGGAGCGCGCGACCTGCGACCTCGCGGTGCTGGTGCGGGAGTCGGTCGAGACCGCGATCCCGGCTGCGGCGGCCGCGGGGATCGCGTTGAGCCGTTCGGGTCCGGAGAGCGTGCCGGTGACCGTCGACTCCCGGCGCCTGGGCCAGGTGGTCGACAACCTGCTCTCCAACGCGCTCAAGCACACGGCACGAGGCGGCTGCGTGCGGGTCGACCTGACCATCGAGACCGACCGGGTGGAGGTGGCGGTCAGCGACACGGGCACCGGGATCCCGGCGGCGGACCGCGACCGGCTCTTCGACCGGTTCCACCGCAGCAGCACCAGCCGTGAGCTGGCGATCCCCGGTGTCGGCCTCGGACTCTCGATCGCCCGCGACATCGTGGCCGCGCACGGTGGCCGGATCGAGCTCGAGAGCGAGGTGGGGCGCGGCACCACCGTGCGGGTCAGGCTGCCGCTGGACCGGCAGGGTGCCGCTGCCGCGCCCACCGGGCCGTAG
- a CDS encoding isoprenyl transferase gives MKRAVRPPTPHPSGARPPALPRELVPEHVAIVMDGNGRWAKQRGLARTKGHEAGEHSLFDVVEGAIEIGVKAISAYAFSTENWSRSPDEVRFLMGFNRDVIRRRRDEMHELGVRVRWAGRAPRLWRSVVKELQVAEEMTRDNDVLTLTMCVNYGGRAELADAARSLAREVAAGRLDPEKIDEKRLARHLYLPDLPDADLVWRTSGEQRLSNFMLWQAAYSEMVFTDVLWPDVDRRALWRAIEIYAERDRRFGGALPNPELSNPELPGS, from the coding sequence GTGAAGCGAGCCGTCCGTCCCCCGACACCGCACCCCTCGGGAGCCCGCCCACCGGCACTGCCCCGCGAGCTCGTCCCGGAGCACGTGGCCATCGTGATGGACGGCAACGGCCGCTGGGCCAAGCAGCGTGGGCTGGCGCGCACGAAGGGTCACGAGGCGGGGGAGCACTCGCTCTTCGACGTCGTCGAGGGCGCGATCGAGATCGGGGTCAAGGCGATCTCCGCCTACGCCTTCTCGACCGAGAACTGGTCGCGCAGTCCCGACGAGGTCCGGTTCCTGATGGGCTTCAACCGCGACGTCATCCGCCGTCGCCGCGACGAGATGCACGAGCTCGGCGTCCGGGTCCGCTGGGCGGGGCGGGCACCACGGCTGTGGAGGTCGGTGGTCAAGGAGCTCCAGGTCGCGGAGGAGATGACCCGCGACAACGACGTCCTCACGCTCACGATGTGCGTGAACTACGGCGGTCGCGCCGAGCTCGCCGACGCCGCCCGGTCACTCGCCCGCGAGGTCGCCGCCGGTCGCCTGGACCCGGAGAAGATCGACGAGAAGCGGCTGGCCCGACACCTCTACCTGCCCGACCTCCCCGACGCCGACCTGGTGTGGCGCACCTCGGGGGAGCAGCGGTTGTCGAACTTCATGCTGTGGCAGGCGGCGTACTCCGAGATGGTGTTCACCGACGTGCTGTGGCCCGACGTGGACCGTCGGGCGCTGTGGCGCGCCATCGAGATCTACGCCGAGCGCGACCGCCGCTTCGGTGGCGCGCTGCCCAACCCCGAGCTGTCCAATCCCGAGCTGCCCGGCTCCTGA
- a CDS encoding alpha/beta hydrolase — MKTLGAALALSALLTGVGLAPAQAGARADDPAVGSPEYLARDTQNIADAYGRVTEQQLGDPAYVPALVSQSTLVGVAQLLEQAATPDRPSLTPGAFVPGWNVGNPYRADWDGTRGRMRDVAFTNRYGALLRGTLYAPLPRARDPYTGKRIKGRLPGVVITEGSVQGSEGMYRWLAQDLAERGYLVLTYDVQGQGTSETLPHDGTLNGVPSQQIDNFVVGTQDALSFFTSTPREPYPDHGAPADLVDAHNPWHRLFDRRPDRRPNAPGRTTRIAVVGHSLGAAAVTQVQGVDDRVSTVVALDKLGLTTSSGTDGGDSFEPVVPALAVQSEYGFTVSPWFTAGGSSITPQPSPQGPDPRRERATGYDAWRDAGVDSMLVVPRASTHLEYTDIPLVLPASRWGQALTSAYVQRWLEHYLKHRTSVRSLLTTRLRYLEPTSSGEWAPVVLERDPLLSFYYCSAMHLDRGAIDDGDLTGVGC, encoded by the coding sequence GTGAAGACGCTCGGAGCCGCCCTCGCCCTCTCCGCCCTGCTCACGGGAGTGGGGCTCGCCCCCGCCCAGGCGGGCGCTCGCGCCGACGACCCCGCCGTCGGTTCCCCGGAGTACCTCGCGCGCGACACCCAGAACATCGCCGACGCCTACGGCCGGGTGACCGAGCAGCAGCTGGGCGACCCGGCGTACGTCCCGGCGCTGGTCTCCCAGAGCACCCTCGTCGGCGTCGCCCAGCTCCTCGAGCAGGCGGCCACCCCGGACCGCCCCTCCCTGACCCCGGGGGCGTTCGTGCCCGGGTGGAACGTCGGCAACCCCTACCGCGCCGACTGGGACGGCACCCGCGGTCGGATGCGCGACGTCGCCTTCACCAACCGCTACGGCGCCCTGCTGCGCGGCACCCTGTACGCACCCCTGCCGCGCGCTCGCGACCCCTACACCGGCAAGCGGATCAAGGGTCGGCTCCCGGGAGTGGTCATCACCGAGGGGTCCGTCCAGGGCTCGGAGGGGATGTACCGCTGGTTGGCCCAGGACCTCGCCGAGCGCGGCTACCTCGTGCTGACCTACGACGTGCAGGGGCAGGGCACGAGCGAGACGCTGCCGCACGACGGGACGCTCAACGGCGTCCCGAGCCAGCAGATCGACAACTTCGTGGTCGGCACGCAGGACGCCCTCTCGTTCTTCACCTCCACCCCGCGCGAGCCCTATCCGGACCACGGCGCACCGGCTGACCTGGTCGATGCCCACAACCCCTGGCACCGGCTGTTCGACCGCCGGCCGGACCGGCGTCCCAACGCCCCCGGGCGCACGACGCGCATCGCCGTCGTGGGGCACTCGCTGGGCGCCGCCGCCGTCACGCAGGTGCAGGGCGTCGACGACCGGGTCTCCACGGTCGTGGCGCTGGACAAGCTCGGGCTGACGACCTCCTCGGGCACCGACGGCGGTGACTCCTTCGAGCCGGTGGTCCCGGCGCTGGCGGTGCAGTCGGAGTACGGCTTCACGGTCAGCCCGTGGTTCACCGCCGGTGGTTCCTCGATCACCCCGCAGCCCTCGCCGCAGGGCCCCGACCCCCGACGCGAGCGCGCCACCGGGTACGACGCCTGGCGCGACGCCGGGGTCGACTCGATGCTCGTGGTCCCGCGGGCCTCCACGCACCTGGAGTACACCGACATCCCGCTCGTCCTGCCGGCCAGCCGGTGGGGCCAGGCACTCACCAGCGCCTACGTCCAGCGCTGGTTGGAGCACTACCTCAAGCACCGCACCTCCGTGCGCAGCCTGCTGACGACGCGGTTGCGCTACCTGGAGCCCACCAGCTCGGGGGAGTGGGCGCCGGTCGTGCTGGAGCGCGACCCGCTGCTGTCGTTCTACTACTGCTCTGCGATGCACCTGGACCGGGGCGCCATCGACGACGGCGACCTGACCGGCGTCGGCTGCTAG
- a CDS encoding Fur family transcriptional regulator: MTSTEHPLAHPAEHPAGLRPTRQRRAVTEAIASFDDFRSAQEIHELLGRRGEAVGLATVYRTLQRLADAGEIDRLLTEGGEAIYRACSRTHHHHLVCRDCGRTVEVEGPTVERWTRSIAAEHGYEQVSHTLEIFGTCPSCAAVAGG, from the coding sequence ATGACGAGCACTGAGCACCCCCTCGCGCACCCCGCCGAGCACCCGGCGGGGCTGCGCCCCACGCGACAGCGACGTGCGGTCACCGAGGCGATCGCCTCCTTCGACGACTTCCGCTCGGCGCAGGAGATCCACGAGCTGCTCGGCCGTCGCGGCGAGGCCGTGGGGCTGGCCACCGTCTACCGCACCCTGCAGCGGCTGGCCGACGCCGGCGAGATCGACCGGCTGCTCACCGAGGGCGGCGAGGCGATCTACCGGGCCTGCTCACGCACCCACCACCACCACCTGGTCTGCCGCGACTGCGGTCGGACCGTGGAGGTCGAGGGGCCGACCGTGGAGCGGTGGACGCGCTCGATCGCCGCCGAGCACGGCTACGAGCAGGTCAGCCACACGCTGGAGATCTTCGGCACCTGTCCGTCCTGCGCGGCGGTGGCGGGCGGCTAG
- a CDS encoding metal ABC transporter permease has protein sequence MSTIELLSLPFMQRALLAAVFTGLAAPAVGTYIVQRRLALMGDGIGHVAVTGVALGLLTGTSPTWTAVAVAVVGAILIEVIRERGHTNGDVALALLFYGGLAGGVLITGLAGQSAAGLQSYLFGSITTISAADVLVTMVLAAVVVVVCLGLSPQLFAVAQDQEFARVAGLNVRVYNILVAVLAAVSVTVAMRTVGLLLVSALMVVPVATAQQLTRSFRTTLGAAMLLGLGASVGGLLVSAFASSRADVAPGPTIVLLALAGFVVTWPVGVWLRRHQHLTEPFDDEVPDDHHDVSEGHTHQHGEDCGHVAVPHGDHVDYLHDGHRHAPHGRHYDEH, from the coding sequence ATGAGCACGATCGAGCTGCTGTCCCTGCCCTTCATGCAGCGCGCCCTGCTGGCTGCGGTGTTCACCGGCCTCGCGGCCCCGGCGGTCGGCACCTACATCGTCCAGCGACGACTGGCGCTGATGGGCGACGGCATCGGGCACGTCGCCGTCACCGGCGTCGCGCTCGGCCTGCTCACCGGCACCTCGCCGACGTGGACGGCGGTGGCCGTCGCCGTCGTGGGCGCGATCCTCATCGAGGTGATCCGCGAGCGCGGGCACACCAACGGGGACGTCGCCCTGGCCCTGCTGTTCTACGGCGGCCTCGCCGGCGGGGTCCTGATCACCGGTCTGGCCGGCCAGAGCGCTGCCGGCCTGCAGAGCTACCTCTTCGGGTCGATCACGACCATCTCCGCGGCGGACGTCCTGGTGACCATGGTGCTCGCCGCTGTGGTGGTGGTCGTCTGCCTCGGCCTCTCCCCCCAGCTCTTCGCCGTCGCCCAGGACCAGGAGTTCGCACGGGTCGCCGGGCTCAACGTCCGCGTCTACAACATCCTGGTCGCCGTGCTGGCCGCCGTCAGCGTGACCGTGGCGATGCGCACCGTCGGCCTGTTGCTGGTCTCCGCGCTCATGGTGGTGCCGGTCGCCACGGCCCAGCAGCTCACCCGGTCCTTCCGCACGACCCTCGGTGCCGCGATGCTGCTGGGCCTCGGTGCCTCGGTGGGCGGCCTGCTCGTCTCGGCGTTCGCCTCCTCGCGTGCGGACGTTGCCCCGGGGCCGACGATCGTGCTGCTCGCCCTCGCAGGCTTCGTCGTCACCTGGCCGGTGGGGGTGTGGCTGCGGCGCCACCAGCACCTGACCGAACCCTTCGACGACGAGGTCCCCGATGACCACCACGACGTGAGCGAGGGCCACACCCACCAGCACGGGGAGGACTGCGGCCATGTCGCGGTCCCGCACGGTGACCACGTCGACTACCTGCACGACGGCCACCGGCACGCGCCGCACGGGAGGCACTATGACGAGCACTGA
- a CDS encoding metal ABC transporter ATP-binding protein, producing the protein MPVAPVHLEDGAVAIGGRPVLRHVDLRVEAGEFVALMGANGSGKSTLVRALVGLRPLTSGRLRLFDTDLERFHAWARVGYVPQRGGAASGVPASVWEVVASGRLTRRRLLRPLVAADRAAIRDALEVVGLADRAGDGVSQLSGGQQQRVLIARALAGEPELFFLDEPTAGVDLANQEALAHALAVLKSRGATIVLVAHELGPLADLVDRSVVMRHGRVAYDGAPLGDHASPGLLPDGGHVHHVDHLHRTRHDVVPPVAGPLDHRHQEH; encoded by the coding sequence ATGCCGGTAGCACCCGTGCACCTCGAGGACGGGGCGGTCGCCATCGGCGGTCGTCCCGTCCTGCGTCACGTCGACCTGCGGGTCGAGGCCGGGGAGTTCGTGGCCCTGATGGGCGCCAACGGGTCGGGCAAGTCCACGCTCGTGCGTGCCCTGGTCGGGCTGCGCCCGCTCACCTCGGGCCGGCTCCGGCTCTTCGACACCGACCTCGAGCGGTTCCACGCCTGGGCCCGCGTCGGGTACGTCCCGCAGCGGGGCGGAGCCGCCTCCGGCGTACCGGCCTCGGTGTGGGAGGTCGTGGCCTCCGGTCGGCTCACCAGGCGACGCCTCCTGCGTCCCCTGGTTGCCGCCGACCGGGCGGCGATCCGCGACGCGCTGGAGGTCGTGGGGCTGGCCGACCGCGCCGGTGACGGGGTCTCCCAGCTCTCCGGCGGTCAGCAGCAGCGGGTACTCATCGCGCGGGCCCTCGCCGGCGAGCCCGAGCTGTTCTTCCTCGACGAGCCCACCGCCGGGGTGGACCTGGCCAACCAGGAGGCGCTCGCCCACGCGCTGGCGGTCCTGAAGTCCCGCGGCGCGACCATCGTCCTGGTCGCCCACGAGCTCGGACCCCTGGCCGACCTGGTCGACCGCTCCGTCGTGATGCGGCACGGCCGGGTCGCCTACGACGGGGCGCCGCTGGGCGACCACGCGTCCCCGGGACTGCTGCCCGACGGCGGCCACGTCCACCACGTCGACCACCTGCACCGCACCCGGCACGACGTCGTGCCGCCCGTCGCCGGCCCGCTCGACCACCGCCACCAGGAGCACTGA
- a CDS encoding metal ABC transporter substrate-binding protein produces the protein MKSSPTRRAVRASALLLAGTVALSACSAFSDATGSGDSTGKDGAPSVAASFYPLEFVAQRVGDGLIDLTVLTGPGQEPHDLELTVAQTAMVAGADLVLLEEALQPVVADAVEQNGTGRVLDVEDVIALRPVAEEHEHAEEEDEHADEHADEHADGDGHDHGDEDPHFWLDPLLMADLADAVAEELTEVDPDHAEEYVANAAALVEQLEALDAAWTSGLADCEREVVVVSHDAFGYLGRYGLDFHGIAGLSPGAEPTPADLGELQALIRDEGVTTVFGETLAPRALSETLARDAGVDTAVLDPIEGLSDDTAEEDYLSLMEANLEALREANGCR, from the coding sequence ATGAAATCGTCCCCCACTCGCCGGGCCGTCCGCGCCTCCGCCCTCCTCCTTGCCGGGACGGTGGCGCTCAGCGCCTGCTCGGCGTTCTCCGACGCCACGGGCTCCGGCGACTCCACCGGGAAGGACGGCGCCCCGTCCGTGGCCGCGTCGTTCTACCCGCTGGAGTTCGTGGCCCAGCGGGTGGGAGACGGGCTCATCGACCTCACCGTGCTGACCGGCCCGGGCCAGGAGCCGCACGACCTCGAGCTGACCGTGGCACAGACCGCGATGGTCGCCGGGGCCGACCTGGTGCTGCTGGAGGAGGCGTTGCAGCCGGTCGTCGCCGACGCCGTCGAGCAGAACGGCACCGGGCGGGTGCTCGACGTCGAGGACGTCATCGCCCTGCGACCGGTCGCCGAGGAGCACGAGCACGCCGAGGAGGAGGACGAGCACGCCGACGAGCACGCCGACGAGCACGCCGACGGGGACGGGCACGACCACGGCGACGAGGACCCGCACTTCTGGCTGGACCCGCTGCTGATGGCCGACCTGGCCGACGCCGTCGCCGAGGAGCTCACCGAGGTCGACCCCGACCACGCCGAGGAGTACGTCGCCAACGCCGCCGCGCTGGTCGAGCAGCTCGAGGCGCTCGACGCCGCCTGGACCAGCGGGCTGGCCGACTGCGAGCGCGAGGTGGTCGTGGTCTCCCACGACGCGTTCGGCTACCTGGGCCGCTACGGCCTGGACTTCCACGGCATCGCCGGCCTCTCCCCCGGCGCCGAGCCCACCCCGGCCGACCTCGGCGAGCTGCAGGCACTGATCCGCGACGAGGGCGTCACGACGGTGTTCGGCGAGACCCTCGCCCCGCGCGCCCTCTCCGAGACCCTGGCCCGCGACGCCGGCGTGGACACCGCCGTGCTCGACCCGATCGAGGGGCTCTCCGACGACACCGCCGAGGAGGACTACCTTTCCCTCATGGAGGCGAACCTCGAGGCCCTGCGGGAGGCCAACGGATGCCGGTAG
- a CDS encoding antibiotic biosynthesis monooxygenase, with amino-acid sequence MLVVTRFRVPEGDVASFRDDLGTAHEALAACRGYVDGTVGRNIDDPELWVLSTRWEHVGAYRRALSSYDVKMRAVPVLYRALDEPSAYETVQPGTDLNVAVSRSLG; translated from the coding sequence GTGCTGGTGGTCACGAGGTTCCGGGTCCCCGAGGGCGACGTCGCTTCCTTCCGTGACGACCTCGGCACCGCGCACGAGGCTCTGGCCGCGTGCCGGGGGTACGTCGACGGGACGGTCGGTCGCAACATCGACGACCCGGAGCTGTGGGTGCTCAGCACCCGGTGGGAGCACGTGGGCGCGTACCGCCGGGCGCTCTCCTCCTACGACGTCAAGATGCGCGCGGTGCCGGTGCTCTACCGGGCGCTCGACGAGCCCAGCGCCTACGAGACGGTGCAGCCCGGGACCGACCTCAACGTGGCGGTGTCGCGCTCGTTAGGCTGA
- a CDS encoding glycine--tRNA ligase yields MAKPPPSAVDNVVSLAKRRGFVYPCGEIYGGTRSAWDYGPLGVELKENIKRQWWKAMVQQRDDVVGLDSSIILPRQTWEASGHVDTFSDPLTECQSCHKRFRADHLQEAVAEKKGIEDPDSVPMAEIACTNCGTRGAWTEPKQFSGLLKTYLGVVEDESGLHYLRPETAQGIFLNFANIVTSQRMKPPFGIAQIGKSFRNEITPGNFIFRTREFEQMEMEFFVKPGEDEEWHQYWIDTRTQWYVDLGIDPENLRHYEHAQEKLSHYSKRTVDIEYRFRFAGSEWGELEGIANRTDFDLSTHAKHSGKDLSYYDQAGNERYTPYVIEPAAGLSRSLMTFLVDAFHEDEAPNTKGGVDKRTVLRLDPRLAPVKVAVLPLSRNADLSPKARDLAAELRKHWYVDFDDAGAIGKRYRRQDEIGTPYCVTVDFDTLEDGAVTVRERDTMQQERISIDGISGYFAQRFRGA; encoded by the coding sequence GTGGCCAAGCCGCCCCCGTCCGCCGTCGACAACGTCGTCTCCCTGGCCAAGCGCCGAGGCTTCGTCTACCCCTGCGGCGAGATCTACGGCGGCACCCGCTCCGCGTGGGACTACGGCCCGCTCGGGGTGGAGCTGAAGGAGAACATCAAGCGCCAGTGGTGGAAGGCGATGGTCCAGCAGCGCGACGACGTCGTCGGCCTGGACTCCTCGATCATCCTGCCGCGCCAGACGTGGGAGGCCAGTGGCCACGTCGACACCTTCAGCGACCCGCTCACCGAGTGCCAGTCCTGCCACAAGCGCTTCCGTGCCGACCACCTGCAGGAGGCGGTGGCGGAGAAGAAGGGCATCGAGGACCCCGACTCCGTGCCGATGGCCGAGATCGCGTGCACCAACTGCGGCACCCGCGGCGCGTGGACCGAGCCCAAGCAGTTCTCCGGCCTGCTCAAGACCTACCTCGGCGTCGTCGAGGACGAGTCGGGGCTGCACTACCTGCGCCCCGAGACCGCCCAGGGCATCTTCCTCAACTTCGCCAACATCGTGACCAGCCAGCGGATGAAGCCCCCGTTCGGCATCGCCCAGATCGGCAAGTCCTTCCGCAACGAGATCACGCCGGGCAACTTCATCTTCCGCACCCGCGAGTTCGAGCAGATGGAGATGGAGTTCTTCGTCAAGCCGGGTGAGGACGAGGAGTGGCACCAGTACTGGATCGACACCCGCACCCAGTGGTACGTCGACCTCGGCATCGACCCCGAGAACCTGCGCCACTACGAGCACGCGCAGGAGAAGCTCTCGCACTACTCCAAGCGCACCGTCGACATCGAGTACCGCTTCCGGTTCGCCGGGTCGGAGTGGGGCGAGCTCGAGGGCATCGCCAACCGCACCGACTTCGACCTCTCCACGCACGCGAAGCACTCCGGCAAGGACCTGTCCTACTACGACCAGGCCGGCAACGAGCGCTACACGCCCTACGTCATCGAGCCGGCGGCCGGCCTCTCGCGCAGCCTGATGACCTTCCTCGTCGACGCCTTCCACGAGGACGAGGCGCCCAACACCAAGGGTGGTGTCGACAAGCGCACCGTGCTGCGGCTCGACCCGCGACTGGCGCCGGTCAAGGTCGCCGTGCTGCCGCTCTCGCGCAACGCCGACCTCTCGCCCAAGGCGCGCGATCTCGCCGCCGAGCTGCGCAAGCACTGGTACGTCGACTTCGACGACGCCGGCGCGATCGGGAAGCGCTACCGCCGCCAGGACGAGATCGGGACGCCGTACTGCGTCACCGTCGACTTCGACACCCTCGAGGACGGCGCGGTGACCGTGCGCGAGCGCGACACGATGCAGCAGGAGCGGATCTCCATCGACGGGATCAGCGGCTACTTCGCCCAGCGGTTCCGCGGCGCCTGA
- a CDS encoding inositol monophosphatase family protein, protein MDTDAVLDLVREVVAEHVTPRFGHLTSADVSSKRRPGDLVTVADREAEVALAAALRAAHPGALVVGEEAVSADPALLRGLPTADHAFTVDPVDGTRHFVAGSPDHATMLAELRHGVTVRSWIWQPQHERAYVAERGSGAWADGVRLTSGTAGRRPLRPTGTCCGVDYPRLASGQAGWAAYVKQKPWDHLPGGLLLTEAGGRVRRRAGLLLALSPSASRPA, encoded by the coding sequence ATGGACACCGACGCGGTGCTGGACCTCGTGCGCGAGGTCGTCGCCGAGCACGTCACCCCCCGGTTCGGCCACCTCACCTCCGCCGACGTCTCCAGCAAGCGCCGACCCGGCGACCTGGTGACGGTGGCCGACCGCGAGGCCGAGGTCGCCCTGGCGGCCGCCCTGCGGGCGGCGCACCCCGGGGCACTGGTGGTCGGCGAGGAGGCCGTCAGCGCCGACCCCGCGCTGCTGCGGGGCCTGCCCACCGCCGACCACGCCTTCACCGTCGACCCCGTCGACGGCACCAGGCACTTCGTGGCCGGCTCACCCGACCACGCCACCATGCTCGCGGAGCTGCGGCACGGCGTCACCGTCCGCAGCTGGATCTGGCAGCCGCAGCACGAGCGCGCCTACGTCGCCGAGCGGGGCTCCGGCGCCTGGGCGGACGGGGTGCGGCTCACGTCGGGCACGGCGGGTCGGCGCCCCCTCCGACCGACGGGCACCTGCTGCGGGGTCGACTACCCCCGCCTGGCCAGCGGTCAGGCCGGGTGGGCGGCGTACGTGAAGCAGAAGCCGTGGGACCACCTGCCCGGCGGGCTGCTGCTCACCGAGGCCGGCGGCCGGGTACGTCGCCGTGCTGGCCTCCTGCTGGCGCTCAGCCCTTCCGCTTCGCGCCCAGCTTGA
- the dusB gene encoding tRNA dihydrouridine synthase DusB translates to MSAAPGPTSGLTLGPLHVPTPVVLAPMAGITNAAYRRLCAEQGAGLYVCEMITSRGLVEGDQHTRDMLVFDELETVRSVQLYGTDPVYVGKAAEILCAEYGVAHIDLNFGCPVPKVTRKGGGGALPWKRGLLGEILEHAVWAASRYDVPVTMKTRKGIDEEHLTYLDAGRIAQESGCAAIALHGRTVAQAYSGQADWDAIGELAASVDIPVLGNGDIWEAADAVRMVERTGAAGVVVGRGCLGRPWLFRDLAAAFAGEQVATLPTLGEVRDMMRRHAELLCQHMGEERGCKEFRKHVSWYLKGFAAGGHMRRSLGLVGTLADLDGLLADLDPDEPFPVAELGTPRGRQGSPRDRVVLPEGWLDDSDGSGCAVEEDLHSGG, encoded by the coding sequence ATGTCCGCCGCTCCCGGACCGACCTCCGGTCTCACCCTCGGCCCGCTCCACGTGCCGACCCCGGTGGTCCTGGCCCCGATGGCCGGGATCACCAACGCCGCCTACCGCCGGCTGTGCGCCGAGCAGGGCGCAGGGCTGTACGTCTGCGAGATGATCACCAGCCGCGGCCTGGTCGAGGGCGACCAGCACACGAGGGACATGCTGGTCTTCGACGAGCTCGAGACGGTCCGCTCGGTGCAGCTCTACGGCACCGACCCGGTCTACGTGGGCAAGGCGGCGGAGATCCTCTGCGCCGAGTACGGCGTCGCGCACATCGACCTGAACTTCGGGTGCCCGGTCCCCAAGGTGACCCGCAAGGGCGGCGGCGGGGCGCTGCCGTGGAAGCGTGGCCTGCTGGGGGAGATCCTCGAGCACGCCGTCTGGGCGGCGAGCCGCTACGACGTGCCGGTGACGATGAAGACCCGCAAGGGCATCGACGAGGAGCACCTCACCTACCTCGACGCCGGCAGGATCGCGCAGGAGAGCGGGTGCGCGGCGATCGCGCTGCACGGTCGCACCGTCGCGCAGGCCTACTCCGGGCAGGCCGACTGGGACGCCATCGGCGAGCTCGCGGCGTCGGTCGACATCCCGGTGCTCGGCAACGGCGACATCTGGGAGGCCGCCGACGCGGTGCGGATGGTGGAGCGGACCGGGGCCGCGGGTGTCGTCGTCGGCCGGGGCTGCCTGGGCCGCCCGTGGTTGTTCCGCGACCTCGCGGCCGCCTTCGCCGGCGAGCAGGTCGCGACCCTGCCGACCCTGGGGGAGGTGCGCGACATGATGCGCCGCCACGCCGAGCTGCTGTGCCAGCACATGGGCGAGGAGCGCGGCTGCAAGGAGTTCCGCAAGCACGTCTCGTGGTACCTCAAGGGCTTCGCGGCAGGTGGCCACATGCGCCGCAGTCTCGGGTTGGTGGGCACCCTGGCCGACCTCGACGGCCTGCTGGCCGACCTCGACCCCGACGAGCCGTTCCCGGTGGCCGAGCTCGGCACCCCGCGCGGACGGCAGGGCTCGCCCCGGGATCGCGTCGTGCTGCCCGAGGGCTGGCTCGACGACTCCGACGGCAGCGGCTGCGCGGTCGAGGAGGACCTGCACTCAGGCGGATGA